In Miscanthus floridulus cultivar M001 chromosome 8, ASM1932011v1, whole genome shotgun sequence, the sequence CTCCCACATAGCAATCATGCATAAATCAACAATGGGTGCAAGCAACCCTTTTGGAAACTAATCATCAGTTAGTGTTCATTGAAACTTACCTCTCCTGGTTGAATAATAATCACATGAGGAGTAAAACCAGTTCCAACAGAGCCAAGAAACCACTTTCCTAAACAAGACAATAGAATTTCATCAGACGACAAATACACAAAATCAGCAGTTCATGCATACAAAAAAAAAGGAACGCAAAAGAACAAAAAAGCTAGTTAGGAAAAGGGTCcacttctttctttttcttttgggaAGAGACAAGGTAGTAAAAGAGGTCAACTGCTTGCTTAACATAACAGAGCCAGCAGACAATATAAAATATGTTGTCAATTCAAGACCGTTGAATTCATGATCTCAATTTAGAAAAACGACAAAAAAAAGGTGCCTAAACGACATGTCAGGACCTACTCAAATTCAGAGTAAAATCCCGAATAGGTCGTGCAACAGATACGTAAACACAACAGAACACGAGGGGATTGTATTTGCCATGATGACAGTTATATATTCCAGAGGGCAATAGGTGAATAACAGCCTAGCAATCATGGGGAAGACAGGCAGTGGATGTAACGTAAGAAACAAACCAAAAGCACAGGTGCGACAGAACACATTAATCAGAGTTGATCCAGTTGCTAGATAGAACATATAAAGCAAGCTAAGTCCAGTATTCATCTTAATAGAATAATATACAATGTGTCTGGATTCATCATTCAAGGAAGGTCCAACATAACACAACAGCCAGAGCATACACATACCCAAGAAGCAATGCGATCATGCGAAAAGTTATCCGTTACAGAGATTGAAACGTACCATTAATTGCCTAGCACATTTCACTCAGTTTCACAAATAAAGTACATATAAGCCATATGAATTGATTAATATAATGCATACGGTATGTAAGTGAAATTACAAGGCCATGGAAGCTCACCAAGCGAAGCCAACTGTTGCATCTTTCCAGAGCCAGGTGGCCGCCCCCTGCCACGTTTCTCTGATGGCGCGCCTGAACCTGAACCCCCTGATCCCCCCGACCCAAATCCAGAACCTGGAGTGCAAACCATGGTTCCCATCCCCGGGATGGACGAGTGAGGCGTCGATGACGAAGAGGGTGATAACCCGAGAGTCACCGACCCATCAGGCTTATACTTCCTTGGCCTACCCCGCTTCTTCTTCACCTGCTCATCCTGGCCAGGCCCACTCCCCTGATCCCCCTTAACATCGGCGCTCACGGCCGCACCCATGCCAATGTCCATACCACCGCCGCCGGAGCTGGAGCCACCACCAGCGCTGTGCTGCGCCACATGATGTGAGGCCTCGATATGGTGGTACCCCGGCCCAATGTGGGGACCCCCAACATGCGGGGTCCGGAATGCGTACCCCGCAGAGACAGCGTCAAGATGCTGCCTGTACCCGCTGGGAGGCGGGCCGTGGAGCCCCGCCGAGTGGCCGGGGACACCAGGCGCCCCGATGCCCCGGTGCTGCGCGTAGAACGACGAGAAGTTGGGCCCCGACGCCACCGTGGACTCCCTCCCGTCCATTCATAGGAATGGGCAGCGCCGCCACCCACCGATACGCAGGTGGGGGGCAAGCCTAGTTGCAAGGAACGGCACAAAGGTGGCGACTTTGTCTCACTGTTCGAGATCAGATGCTCCCGAAAGGTATTGGAGCGAGCAAATGGACGCGAGAATCTCAACTCTGAGGATCTTGCCCTCCCCCCAGGAACTCTCGCGCAAAACCGCAGTTGCTTGTGGTGGCGGGACGAGGCGAGATCAGATCGAGGAACGAGAGATCTCAAGAAAGCGGTGGGATTTCCGGAGACGGAAGGAATGGGACGCGAGGCATGGATGAGGGAAAAAA encodes:
- the LOC136475256 gene encoding AT-hook motif nuclear-localized protein 9-like, which translates into the protein MDGRESTVASGPNFSSFYAQHRGIGAPGVPGHSAGLHGPPPSGYRQHLDAVSAGYAFRTPHVGGPHIGPGYHHIEASHHVAQHSAGGGSSSGGGGMDIGMGAAVSADVKGDQGSGPGQDEQVKKKRGRPRKYKPDGSVTLGLSPSSSSTPHSSIPGMGTMVCTPGSGFGSGGSGGSGSGAPSEKRGRGRPPGSGKMQQLASLGKWFLGSVGTGFTPHVIIIQPGEDVAARIMAFSQQGPRAVCIISATGAVSTATLHQDSDSGGVVTYEGRFEILCLSGSYLVLDDGGTRTRSGGLCIALCGPDHRVIGGSVGGVLTAAGTVQVIVGSFMYGGSKKNKANAEADMEPEEANAGDEEVAPAMALAEHSSMGPPPAMSGGWASGMMRQMDSRTPNIDINSIRE